From the Chloroflexota bacterium genome, the window GACCCGGCTTTCGAGGTCGCCGTAGTCCGTCGTCCAGAGGTTCGTGCTCAGGTACTTCCACCCGCCGTCCGCCAGCAGGCACACGATGTTCCCCTGCTCCATCCGGTCCGCGATCCGCAGCGCCCCCGCGATGACCGAGCCCGAGGAAATCCCCGCGAAGATGCCCTCCTGCTCCATCAGGTACCGCGTGCTCGCGAACGCCTCCTGCCCCTCGATCATGATGCGCGCGTCCAGCAGCGAGGTGTCGAGGATGGGCGGGATGAACCCCTCCTCCAGGCTCCGCAGCCCCTGTATCGCGTCGTCCGGCGACGGCACGATTGCCACCACCTGCACGTCCGGGTTGTGGTCCTTCAGCCGGCGCCCCACGCCCATGAGCGTGCCGCCCGTGCCCAGCCCCGCCACGAAGGTGTCCACCTCCGGCAGCGCCTCGATGATCTCCGCGCCCGTGGTCTCGTAGTGGGCGAGGGGGTTGGAGGCGTTGCCGTACTGGTACGGCATGAAGTAGGTGTCCGGGTCCTCGTCGTACAGCTTCTTGGCCACCACGATGGCGTAGTTGCTGCCGCCCGCGCCGTCGGAATAAGTGACCTCCGCACCGAACGCCTCCAGCAGCTGCGCGCGCTCCGGGCTGACGTTCTCCGGCATCACCACCTTGAGCTTGTAGCCCTTCACCTTGCACACCATGGCCAGCGAGATGCCGGTGTTGCCGCTCGTGGGTTCCAGCACGACCTTGTCGGGCGTGAGCGTGCCCTCGGCCTCCGCCCGCTCGATCATGTGCTTGGCGATGCGGTCCTTGACGCTGCCCGTGGGGTTATGGCCCTCCAGCTTGGCGTAGATGCGCACGTTCGGCTTGCTCAGGTTCGGCAGGAAGACAAGCGGCGTCCCGCCGATGGCGTCGAGGATGCCGTTTCTGGCCGTCGCGGGGCGCGGCTGCGCTGAGGACATGGGGCCGTCCTGCTGCTCCATGGAACGCGCCGCGCCTAGTTCGCCGAGGGGAGGCCGCAGAAGACCTCGTAGTCGATGAGCTCGGTCACCGTCGGCTCCGCGCCGCACAGCGGGCAGTTGGGGTTCTGCCGGATCTTCACCGTGCGGAAGTCCATGGTCAGCGCGTCGATGAGCAGCAGCCGCCCGGACAGCGAGTCGCCGATGTCAAGGATGAGCTTCAGCGTCTCCGTCGCCTGGATGCTGCCGACAAGTCCCGTGATGGCGCCCAGCACGCCTGCCTCGGCGCAGTTGGGCACCGCGCCCGGAGGCGGCGGCGCGGGGAAGAGGCAGCGGTAGCAGCCGCGGCCCGGCAGGTACACCGTCGCCTGCCCGTCGAACATCAGGATGCTCCCGTCGACCAGCGGCTTGTTCAGCAGGTAGCAGGCGTCGTTGACCAAGTAGCGCGTGGCGAAGTTGTCCGCGCCGTTCACGACGATGTCGTAGTCCGAGATGATCTCGAATGCGTTGTCGGAGTTGATGGGCGTCTCGTGGATGCGCACGTTGACGTCGGGGTTGTAGGCGTTGATGGACTCCTGCGCGGAGACGACCTTGGGTCGGCCCACGTCGGCATTCTGGTGCAGGATCTGGCGCTGCAGGTTGGAGATGTCGACTACGTCGAAGTCGACCAGCCCGACGGTGCCCACGCCCGCCAGCGAGAGGTAGAGGGCCGTCGGCGAGCCGAGCCCGCCCGCCCCGACGACGAGCACCTTCGACTGCATCAGCTTGCGCTGGCCATGGCTGCCCACCTGGGGCATGATAATGTGCCGGCTGTAGCGTTGCACCTGCTCCGGCGTCAACGCGAACGAGGTTGTCATGCTGGGCCTCCTGTAGCGCCGTCGTCACTGATTTTCCTGGGCGCAGGCCACGGCCTGACAACGGCAAAGTCGTCTCCAAGTATAGCATGCGCAGATACCC encodes:
- a CDS encoding cysteine synthase family protein, coding for MSSAQPRPATARNGILDAIGGTPLVFLPNLSKPNVRIYAKLEGHNPTGSVKDRIAKHMIERAEAEGTLTPDKVVLEPTSGNTGISLAMVCKVKGYKLKVVMPENVSPERAQLLEAFGAEVTYSDGAGGSNYAIVVAKKLYDEDPDTYFMPYQYGNASNPLAHYETTGAEIIEALPEVDTFVAGLGTGGTLMGVGRRLKDHNPDVQVVAIVPSPDDAIQGLRSLEEGFIPPILDTSLLDARIMIEGQEAFASTRYLMEQEGIFAGISSGSVIAGALRIADRMEQGNIVCLLADGGWKYLSTNLWTTDYGDLESRV
- the moeB gene encoding molybdopterin-synthase adenylyltransferase MoeB, which translates into the protein MTTSFALTPEQVQRYSRHIIMPQVGSHGQRKLMQSKVLVVGAGGLGSPTALYLSLAGVGTVGLVDFDVVDISNLQRQILHQNADVGRPKVVSAQESINAYNPDVNVRIHETPINSDNAFEIISDYDIVVNGADNFATRYLVNDACYLLNKPLVDGSILMFDGQATVYLPGRGCYRCLFPAPPPPGAVPNCAEAGVLGAITGLVGSIQATETLKLILDIGDSLSGRLLLIDALTMDFRTVKIRQNPNCPLCGAEPTVTELIDYEVFCGLPSAN